AGCTCAGGAAAGGCAACATCTAACAGCCACTAGCTACCAGCAGCTTGCTGCTGGTAGCTTCTCCTCATTTTTATCTTCCCCCAAACAGCTAATACCTGAAATTATTTGTATTTTGTACGCTTATTGGTAACTTATTTGGACAATGAAAAAAGTAATCCTAAGCGGCATACTTGCATTGTCCTGCTGGGCAGGACAAGCTGTGCAGGCACAGAACAAGCATTCATTTGCTTTAAGTAAAACGGATTTCCTGCTGGATGGAAAACCTTTCCAGATCATCAGCGGAGAGATGCATCCGGCGCGTATTCCTCATGAATACTGGCGTCACCGCATCCAGATGGCAAAAGCCATGGGGTGTAATACGATCGCTGCTTATGTTTTCTGGAATTACCATGAGCAGGAAAAGGGGACGTTCGATTTCCACACCGGCAATCATAACATTGCTGAGTTTATCAAAATTGCCCAGGAGGAAGGAATGTGGGTGTTATTGCGCCCGGGACCTTATGTATGTGCAGAATGGGAGTTTGGCGGCTTACCTCCGTACCTGCTGCAGACACCTGATATAAAAGTACGGTGTATGGATCCCCGTTATATGCAGGCAGTAACTGCATATGTGCAGCATCTTGCCGCTGAAGTAAAACCATTGCTGGTAACGAACGGCGGACCCGTTGTGATGGTGCAGATAGAAAACGAATATGGCAGCTATGGCAACGACAAGGAATACCTGAATGAGCTGAAAGCCCTTTGGGTGAAGAATGGCATCAATGTACCTTTTTATACCGCAGATGGGGCTACCGCCTATATGCTGGAAGCTGGCGGAGTAGATGGTGCTGCTATCGGACTGGATTCAGGAGGTTCTGAAGCCGACTTCGCAGCGGCTAAAAAGCAGAACCCGGATGTGCCCTCATTCAGCAGCGAAACCTATCCCGGCTGGCTGACGCATTGGGGCGAAAAATGGCAACGCCCGGGCATAGATGGTATTTCAAAAGAGGTGAAATTCCTGATGGATACCAAACGTTCTTTTAATCTTTATGTCATCCATGGAGGTACCAACTTCGGCTATACTGCCGGCGCCAACTCCGGTGGCAAAGGATATGAACCGGACGTAACCAGCTATGATTACGATGCGCCTATCAATGAGCAGGGCAGGGTTACCCCTAAGTATGAAGCTTTGCGCAAACTGATTGCTTCCTATCTTCCTAAAGGCAAAAAATTACCACCAATACCAGCGCCGGTTCCTACTATCAGCATCCCGGAATTTACGGCTGCACCATTTACATCTGTTTGGGACCATTTGCCTCAGCCGGTACATTCGCCCCAGCCGCAGCCTTTTGAAGCTTACGGACAGGATTACGGATTCATGCTTTATAAAACCACACTGATAGGACATAAAAGCGGTAAACTAACCATCAGGGATCTGCACGACTATGCCACTGTTTTCCTGAATGGTAAATACATCGGCAAAATCGATCGCCGTCTGGGAGAGAAAACAATTGACATCCCGGTGAGCGATGTGAAAAATCCGGTGCTGGAAATACTGGTAGAAGGTATGGGCCGTATCAACTTCGCGGAGGCGATTATAGATCGTAAAGGGATTACCGACAGAGTAGTACTCAATGGTATGACGCTCATGAACTGGGACGTTTACGGTTTGCCTATGAACGAAAAATTTGTTGAGAGTCTGACGTCATCTGCCAATAATGCTAACAAACCAGGACAGTTCTTCAAAGCTACTTTCAACATCGACAAACCTGGCGATACCTACATCGATATGTCGGCCTTCAAAAAGGGCATTGTTTGGATAAATGGCCACAATCTGGGCCGCTACTGGGAAATAGGGCCACAGCTTCGCCTGTATTGTCCTGCTCCCTGGCTGAAGAAAGGCGCAAACGAAATCATCGTTTTTGACCTTCACCAGGAAACAGCCGGAACGGTGAAAGGAACAAATGAGTTGAATTAAGAATTGGGAATATAGTATGAAGAAGAGCGGAGATAGTAAACGCGATAATCAAATCGCTACTATCTCTGCTCTCCTCACCACAGTCGCTTCGTCACTACCTGTTTAATCACCTGCTCGCGGTAGTTCCGGCTGATGGGCACACGGTGGGATTGGATGTATATTTCATTGCCTTCGATGCTCTCTATCTTATCGATAGCTACAATATAGGATTTATGTACCCGGATAAATGATTGGCTGTTTAAATCTTCCTCCAGTTTTTTCATGTTCAGCAGGGTCAGGTATTTATTCTTTAAAGTATAAATGACCACATAATTTTGCAGGCCCTGAATGTACAGGATATCCTTAAAATATATTTTCTCAAACTTATTCCCGCATTTAATAAAGCAATAGTCGGCACCTGGAACCACTTGTGGCTGGCCTGCATCCGCAGTTTTGGTGAGTAGCCGGTGATAGTCCTTCGCCTTGCTGGCAGCTTTAAAAAAACGTTCAAAGGTAATGGGCTTCAACAGGTAATCCAGCACATTAAGCTGGAAGCTTTCCAATGCATAACTGGGAAAGGCTGTGGTGATCACCACCATGGGCGCTTGTGGGGTGATTTTTAAAAACTCCATACCATCCATTTTGGGCATTTGTATGTCCAGAAAAATCAGGTCTATCTGATGTTGATCCAGCAATGATGCCAGTTCAACCGGATTTACACAGGTGCCTGTTAACTGTAGGAAATCCACCGCTCTTACGTAGTTGGCCATGCCTTCCCTGGCTAGTGGCTCATCATCAATAATGGCACAATTTAACATCGTAAATAATTTTAAACAGGTAACCAACTGGCGTTATGGGCTTTGAACCTTAAGCTTTCTGCTTTAAGCGTTAATGTTATCTCAAAGCTATGCGCGCTGCTTTCTATATCCAGTGTATATTGTCCGGGATAGATGAGATCCAGCCGGCGCTGCACATTCTGCAGGCCAATACCGCTGTAATGCACCACCTCTTTGTAGGTGCTGGCGGTGGTGCTGTTACATACGGTGAAATATAATTGTTGTCCATCCAGCTTCAGCTGTATATTTATCCAATTGATATCATCCGTATGTTTCGAAACATGTTTGAAGGCATTTTCTACAAAGGTCATCAATATAAATGGCGCAATGGCCCATTGACTGCTGTTTGTTTGTGTAATCTCACAATTTACTTCCATGTTGTTATTCTGTCGCAACTTCTCCAGTTCAATAAAATTTTCCAGGTAGGTAATTTCTTTGTTGAGTGGTATTTGCAGGTCGTTACATTCGTATAGCTGATACCGTAGTAACTCAGAAAATTTCGCCAGTGAGGCGGCAGCCATTTGCGGATTTTTATGTATCAGGAAGAAGATAGAGTTGATGGTATTAAAAAGAAAATGTGGGTTAAACTGGTTTTTGAGGAATTGTAGTTCTGTTTCCAGTTTTTCTTTTTCCAGCAGTTGTTGTCTTCTTTTAGTTTGTACCCAGTTTTTGGTCAACTTGATACTCATAGCCAGCGTAGTGCTGGCAAAAGTAGAAGGCAGTGCATTACCAAAAAAGTAAAAGAAGCAAACATTGCTGCCATATAATTCGCTGATAGTACGGTGTGCTAACAACGCGGTGACGTAATATCCGCCTACAATGCATAGGGACGTAATCAGCAGGGTACTCAGCAGATAGGTAATATAGATACCAAACCTGTTTTTTTCAAGGTAACGTGGCATCAGGAAATACAGGTTGAAGTATACTGCCAGCGCCTGAAAAATAACATAGAACAGGTATTTGACAGCAAATGGTGTGAAGAATATAGAGGTGGCTGCTTTTACCGGATTCCCGATGGCTACCACCCACCACAGGTAATGATAGGCACACCAGAAGGGAAGGTGGTACAACTTATACCTGAAAAACCAGTGCTGCCGTGGATGGCTGTCTGATAAAACGCTCATGGCACAATTACTCCTTATCTGTAAGGTACCCAAATTTTGTTGTACCTGCTGTTATAATACACGAGTAGCAACTATGGATTGATCAAATGTAGCCAGGAATAAATAAGCGGTGAAAGCAGCTTTTTTTGATTCGGATCGGTGGAAAAAACGGGTAAACTGCATTTCATCAACCAGGTACAGCTGGTCGTCATTCCGGTTTCGGGAATTTTCGGTCCGGGTGTTTCTTTGGGATAAAGTCCTGCAACACCATGCAACCACTATATTCCATCCCGCTATTATGCTGTCTTTTTCAGTCTGTCTATGCCCAGGTGCCTGTTCGCCCAATGTCAGATACGCCGGCTATACGCCCTCCCGCCAACCGTCGGCTGAACGAAGTAGTAATACAGGCAACCAAACCAGTGTTCCGGCAACAGCCATATGGTACCATTGTAAATGTAGGCAGCAGCGTGCTTACCAGAGGAAGTTCCGCCCTGGAAGTGCTGGAACGCTCGCCAGGTGTGTTTATCGATCGACGGAATAACAGCATTGCCCTGAATGGTAAAAGCGGCGTAACCGTAATGCTCAATGGTAAGCAGGTTCGCATGCCTGTGGAGCAGTTGGTAACATTCTTAAACGGACTTCGGGCAGACAATATTGAAAAGATAGAATTGCTTACCACACCTCCCGCCGGTTATGATGCCGAAGGCAGCGCAGGGATGATTAACATTGTGCTGAAGCGGAACCGGCAGCACGGCACCAGTGGCACGGCCTCCGCTACCGCCGGCTATGGCTGGGGAGAGAAAGCGGTGTTAAGTCTTAGCCTGGCGCATAATACTCCGCGGGCGCAGGTTTATGGCGACTATTCCTTTTCGCACGACAGGAGCAATATGGACTGGCATTCCGATGCTACGGATAATGTGCCGCTAATGGGGCCTGCTGTTTCCTATTTTCTGAGCACAATGCGACCGGTGCAGCGTAATCATAACGCCGGCGCGGGTGTGGAGCTTCATCCCGACTCTACTGTTACCCTGGGGGCCAGCCTGCGTTACAACAACAGTTTACTCAATTTTATGACCATGAACAAAGCACGCTACCACATACTGCCGGATTCGCTGGTACTCCTGGACGCAACCATAAACGGACCTAATCGCTGGCGAAATGTAATGGGTTCCTTATACCTTGAAAAGCGTCTCCGCCGGGGCACACAGTTGAGTGCAGATCTTGATTACCTGCGTTATATCAACGATAATCCCAGCGATGTGCAAACCACGCTGGTAAACACCAATGGCAAAGTTGTGCGGGAGAATGACAGTTTGTTTGCTCATCAGCAAAAAGGCATGGCCCATACCGTTATCAATGTAGGAGTGGTGAAGATGGATTACATCAGACAGTTTAATCCGGTGTGGAAACTGGAGGCGGGTATTAAGGGAACTTATACCCAAAGCCGCAGTGTATCGGGCATCATTAGCCTGGTAAATGGCCAATGGGTTAGCAGAGAGGAAACCTCCAACAA
The genomic region above belongs to Chitinophaga sp. 180180018-3 and contains:
- a CDS encoding histidine kinase, whose product is MSVLSDSHPRQHWFFRYKLYHLPFWCAYHYLWWVVAIGNPVKAATSIFFTPFAVKYLFYVIFQALAVYFNLYFLMPRYLEKNRFGIYITYLLSTLLITSLCIVGGYYVTALLAHRTISELYGSNVCFFYFFGNALPSTFASTTLAMSIKLTKNWVQTKRRQQLLEKEKLETELQFLKNQFNPHFLFNTINSIFFLIHKNPQMAAASLAKFSELLRYQLYECNDLQIPLNKEITYLENFIELEKLRQNNNMEVNCEITQTNSSQWAIAPFILMTFVENAFKHVSKHTDDINWINIQLKLDGQQLYFTVCNSTTASTYKEVVHYSGIGLQNVQRRLDLIYPGQYTLDIESSAHSFEITLTLKAESLRFKAHNASWLPV
- a CDS encoding beta-galactosidase family protein, which translates into the protein MKKVILSGILALSCWAGQAVQAQNKHSFALSKTDFLLDGKPFQIISGEMHPARIPHEYWRHRIQMAKAMGCNTIAAYVFWNYHEQEKGTFDFHTGNHNIAEFIKIAQEEGMWVLLRPGPYVCAEWEFGGLPPYLLQTPDIKVRCMDPRYMQAVTAYVQHLAAEVKPLLVTNGGPVVMVQIENEYGSYGNDKEYLNELKALWVKNGINVPFYTADGATAYMLEAGGVDGAAIGLDSGGSEADFAAAKKQNPDVPSFSSETYPGWLTHWGEKWQRPGIDGISKEVKFLMDTKRSFNLYVIHGGTNFGYTAGANSGGKGYEPDVTSYDYDAPINEQGRVTPKYEALRKLIASYLPKGKKLPPIPAPVPTISIPEFTAAPFTSVWDHLPQPVHSPQPQPFEAYGQDYGFMLYKTTLIGHKSGKLTIRDLHDYATVFLNGKYIGKIDRRLGEKTIDIPVSDVKNPVLEILVEGMGRINFAEAIIDRKGITDRVVLNGMTLMNWDVYGLPMNEKFVESLTSSANNANKPGQFFKATFNIDKPGDTYIDMSAFKKGIVWINGHNLGRYWEIGPQLRLYCPAPWLKKGANEIIVFDLHQETAGTVKGTNELN
- a CDS encoding outer membrane beta-barrel family protein; its protein translation is MQPLYSIPLLCCLFQSVYAQVPVRPMSDTPAIRPPANRRLNEVVIQATKPVFRQQPYGTIVNVGSSVLTRGSSALEVLERSPGVFIDRRNNSIALNGKSGVTVMLNGKQVRMPVEQLVTFLNGLRADNIEKIELLTTPPAGYDAEGSAGMINIVLKRNRQHGTSGTASATAGYGWGEKAVLSLSLAHNTPRAQVYGDYSFSHDRSNMDWHSDATDNVPLMGPAVSYFLSTMRPVQRNHNAGAGVELHPDSTVTLGASLRYNNSLLNFMTMNKARYHILPDSLVLLDATINGPNRWRNVMGSLYLEKRLRRGTQLSADLDYLRYINDNPSDVQTTLVNTNGKVVRENDSLFAHQQKGMAHTVINVGVVKMDYIRQFNPVWKLEAGIKGTYTQSRSVSGIISLVNGQWVSREETSNNIAMKEAIGAAYVSLNAQLNPLTSLVIGARYEYSLTRMGDRFKNESVANRKLGKLFPSIFLSRKLNEQSELQFSFTERISRPSYNDLASFVAYTDPVSVFTGNPLLKPAITYNLKLGYRYKSYAFSLLGSRDNSPIVHYQIVEVPGSNLLHVSPQNLAWQNNIALQADLPWKVGNWWNMNYSLAGGWRQFRVEFTRVPAEKAYYWYTINFNETFQLPQHFSLEVSGWYNGPSYDGSKKYDGFGAVNAGIKKEMKNNSGTLQLSVTDVFRTNQSHSYYGALTEEAFSLRSHVVFNTESHYSPIFKLTYARSFGGNATKNQRIRQTGASEERERVRSN
- a CDS encoding LytTR family DNA-binding domain-containing protein, which codes for MLNCAIIDDEPLAREGMANYVRAVDFLQLTGTCVNPVELASLLDQHQIDLIFLDIQMPKMDGMEFLKITPQAPMVVITTAFPSYALESFQLNVLDYLLKPITFERFFKAASKAKDYHRLLTKTADAGQPQVVPGADYCFIKCGNKFEKIYFKDILYIQGLQNYVVIYTLKNKYLTLLNMKKLEEDLNSQSFIRVHKSYIVAIDKIESIEGNEIYIQSHRVPISRNYREQVIKQVVTKRLW